The genomic interval TTGCCCCTCAGAACTTCCGTTCCTTGCTCTATGATGGAGAGTAAACTAGGGAAAAGATTTTTCTCCTCTGTCAATGTCACGAGATGCCTTCCAAAGCTTGTGAATGTATGACTTCCAATCATAGCCATGTTCAGAAGATTTAAGCAGACTTGCTGCTCTCTTGCGCTGCCTTTGAC from Camelina sativa cultivar DH55 unplaced genomic scaffold, Cs unpScaffold15705, whole genome shotgun sequence carries:
- the LOC109132056 gene encoding uncharacterized protein LOC109132056, which gives rise to SLANLSTTGRNLALQKKFVSQRLLCLQRNATKRRALPLRTSVPCSMMESKLGKRFFSSVNVTRCLPKLVNV